The following is a genomic window from Longimicrobium sp..
TCCCCGCCCGCGCGCGCGTCCCCGCCCAGCAGCCGGCCCGGCGCGCGGACGAGCCGGGAGAGCGCCCCGCCCCGTCGGGCGGCCGCGCGGAGCCGGCCCGGCCGACGCAGCCGCCGGCGCAGCCTGCGGGGCGGCGGACGCACACGGTGGCGCAGGGGGAGACGCTGTACGGGATCGCGCGGCGCTACGGGGTGACGGTGGACGCGCTCAAGGCGGCCAACAACCTGGAGGGCGACCGCGTGCGCGTGGGGCAGACGCTGGTGATCCCGCGCGCCCAGCCGCGGTGACGCACGCCCGCCGCGGCCTTGCGGCGGAGTCGGGACAGGGAAGGGGAGTCGGAACCGGAACCCGGGGGGAGGCCATGAGCGAGACGGGCGCGCCGCGCGCGGAGGTGCTCCGCACGCGCGACTTCGTGGGGTGGGCGGTGACGGGGAGGGACGGCGCCAACATCGGGACCGTGTCGGACCTCCTGATCGACCGCCAGGGGCGGGTGCGCTACCTGGCCGTGAACCGCGGCGTCTTCCGCAAGAAGGCCGTCCTCCTCCCGGTGGAGGCGCTGGACTGGGGCGAGGGGTCGCTCTCGCTGGGGTGGACCGACCCCGAGGTGACCGGGCTGCCGCCGTACGACCCCGACGTGCCGCTCTCCGAGGCGGTGCTGGAGGAGCTGTCGCTGGCGTACCCGCGCTACTACCGCACCGCGGGCCCGCCCCCGCCGCCGATCCCCGCCGAGGGCCCCAACATCGTCCCGCTGAAGGAGGCGAAGGACTTCCGCCTGGCCAAGGGGGCGCCCAACCTGCGCGGCTGGACCGTCTACGCCAGCGACAACGAGAAGGTGGGCGTGGTCACCGAGATGCTGGTGGACCCGGCGGCCATGAAGATCCGCTACCTGGACGTGGACCTGGCCGACGACCTGTTCGCGCTCAGCGACGACCGCCACGTGCTGATCCCG
Proteins encoded in this region:
- a CDS encoding PRC-barrel domain-containing protein, producing the protein MSETGAPRAEVLRTRDFVGWAVTGRDGANIGTVSDLLIDRQGRVRYLAVNRGVFRKKAVLLPVEALDWGEGSLSLGWTDPEVTGLPPYDPDVPLSEAVLEELSLAYPRYYRTAGPPPPPIPAEGPNIVPLKEAKDFRLAKGAPNLRGWTVYASDNEKVGVVTEMLVDPAAMKIRYLDVDLADDLFALSDDRHVLIPLEAVDLRERSEDAWITNATSREIARLPAYTGGAVDPLLEEAAVQIFRLQTYPPPAGDETALLPPQGAAPPPPPPSGGFAERGPVPPIGPGARSAEFDERPPAPPPPPPPAPIVDESAPPPPPPGERPPVWGSAGEGYAPPPPPPPSPGERPPIIVDDRPPPER